ACTCTTCCCCGGCTTCGTACAGCGCCTGGCGCAAACTTTCGGAGTTACTGAACAGACCGGCGCGTTTATCGCCCAGAGCGACCATGCATGAACCGGTCAGGGTAGCAAAATCAATAATCAATCCCGGCTTTAGCCGGTCAATGGCAAAGGCGATGGCATCGGCCAGAATCAGACGGCCTTCGGCGTCTGTATTCAAAATTTCGATCGTTTTGCCGTTGTAAGCTTTAACCACATCTCCGGGACGAATGGCCCCGCCGCCCGGCATATTTTCAACCAGTGGAACGACTCCGTAAACGTTAATACGCGGCTTGGCGTTTACGATGTAATCCATGGCGCCGATCACCGCCGCCGCCCCGGCCATGTCGTATTTCATCTCGTGCATATTGGCCGACGGTTTGAGACTGATTCCGCCGCTGTCAAAGGTAACGCCCTTGCCAATCAATGCCACCGACTTTTTTGCCTCCGGCGAAACATATTTTATGATCAACAAATACGGTTCGTTTTTGCTGCCCTGACTCACGGCCAGCAGGGCGTTCATCCCTGCTTTTTCCAGATTTTCGCGATCAAAAATTTCTACCGTGCAATGATTGAATGGTTTAAAGTGCTTGACGACCGCATCTTTAATGAAAAGAGGCGTTGCAATATTGGACGGCTGGTTGGCCAAATTGCGCGCCAGGTAAACGCCGTGCATCACCTTGCGCGTTTTAATAACGCTCTGCCGAAATTTGGGCGAATATTCGTACTTTCCGCAAACGTAAATGTAGCGCGGCTCCACACCGGGCGCTTTTTCTTCTGACTTCAGCTCATCAAAAACATATTGTTTGTAAAGAATGCCCTCGCTAATCTGTTCGATCGTCTTTTGCGTACAAAAAGGAAGATTTCCCAGATAGATGTGATTGCGGCGACTTTTAATGTCTTTTTGTTTAGCCTGGATCAGACTGCCAACTTCTCTGAATTTTACGGCGTCCGGCTCAAAAGAATCGCCCATTCCTATAAATAAAACACGTTGAATGGAGTTGGCAAATTTTGGATAAAACAAGAGCGTTTCTTTAAACTTCCCCTTAAAATCCTTCATTTCGCTGAAAAACCATTCCATATCCTGCTGGATGCAGGGGGGAAACACAGAAAAATCTTTTTTTCTTTTTTTAACGTACGTTTCGGTAAGCATTATTACCAGCAGATGAGAATTCAGGCCATAATCGGAAACGGTTGCTATCTGAAACAAAACTCTGCCCTTTCTTTAATATTTCTCCGGAATTGCTTTTTGTGCGATCAGTAAATTTCTGCGAATGGGACTGATGCGATCTACAAATAAGATGCCGTTTAAATGGTCGATTTCGTGCTGCAAAATGCGGGATAACCAGCCGGAAAACTCCTGCGTAAAGCTCTCTCCCACTACATCCTGAAACTTCAACAAAATCGTTTCCGGACGCGTAACTTCTTCGCGCACGCCAGGGATGGAAAGACATCCTTCTTCTACCACCCATTCTCCCGAAGCTTCAAGAATTTGGGGATTGACAAACACCCGTGGAAATTCGTTTTCCACTAATTCCGAAGCATCCACCGCAATGATCTGTCTGGAAATCCCGATTTGCGGCGCGGCCAGACCAATACCATCTTCCACATGCATCACGTCAATCAGGTCTTCCGCAAAATTCTTTAATTTATCGTCAAATTCGGTAATCGGTTCGGCAACTTTGCGTAAAACAGGATCGCCGATATATCGAATTTTGTATTTCATCTACTTTTAACCTCCAAATATTAAGCGAAAATATATTAAATTTTTCTGAATTTAAAAAATTAAAAAACGCCTTTCCGCTGTTCTTTCTTCTGCGAACCAGACCGATAAACTATCATTTGACCTGGATTTTCTGCGCTTTTTTCGCAGAACTCTTTATTAGCGCGTTGACAGACCACTTGCAACAACATCTCTTTTTTTTTAAGCGCTGAAAATGTTCAAAAAACCGTTCGTCTCACAGGTTTGATTTGCAAACTCTTAAGCGATTAACAACGAACGGGGATTTCATGAAATTCTTTCAAAACTAAAAAGGCTGGCGATATGCGTTTGCCAGCCTTTTGTTAATATCATTTAGACGACCGATTAATGTTCGAAATTCATATTATCTTCAAAATCATCAGTGTATTTGGAAATAATGGTCTGCCGAATAACGCACACTTTAATTTGCCCCGGAAACTCCATGGTTTCACGGATTTTACTGGCGATATCCGTAGAAAGCACCATAGCCTGTTCATCGGTAATTTTGTCGGGCTCGACAATAACTCTGATCTCCCGGCCGGCGGAAATGGCGTATGTTTTGGCCACGCCTTCAAACGAATTTCCGATTTCTTCCAGCTTGGTAATCCGTTTGGTGTAAGCCTCCAGAGTGTCGCGACGCGCGCCCGGCCTACTGCCGCTGATTTTGTCGGCTGCCGTTACCAGAACAGAAATGGGATGGATGGGCTCTGCTTCTTCATGATGCGCTAAAATGGCGTTTTTGACGATCTCGTGTTCTCTGCACGCTTCGGCCAGCTCCAGACCCAGGGTTACGTGGCTGCCCTCAGAATTATTACTGACTGCCTTGCCGATGTCGTGGAACAATCCGGCGCGTCGGGCCAGATTAACATTAAAGCCCAGCTCGGCAGCCATGGAACCGGCTATGTAAGCCACCTCTTTGGAATGCTGCAGCATGTTCTGACCGTAGCTGTAGCGGTATTTCAAGCGACCCAGCGCTTCCCTCATTTTGGGATGCACATTGGTAATTTTCAATTCGCGCAGCGTTTCTTCGGCGGCCTTCTGAATCGAACGGTTGACCTCTTTGGTCGCCCGGTTAACCATCTGCTGGATGGTATTAACATTGATGGTTTTACCTTTGATCAAATACTCCATGGCCAGGCGGGCGATTTCGCGCGCCACCGGATCATAGCCCGAAAGCACAATCAGTTCCGGAGTGTCGTCCACAATCACCTTAACGCCGGTTGCCTCTTCAAAAGCGCGAATATTGCGTCCTTCGCGGCCGATGATCATTCCCTTAAAACGTTCGCTGGGCAGCTCAACCGTGGCCAGCGTCGATTCCATGGTGAACTCGTAAGCTAAATTTTCGATGGCCTGAGCAATGATCTCTTTTGCCTCGCGTTGAGCCTTTTCTTTGGCTTCTTCTTTTATATCCTTTACCAGCTGAACCGCTTCTAACTTGGCCTGGCTTTCCAGGTTTTTCATCAATTCATGTTTGGCCTCTTCAATGGTAAGATTGGCGATCTTCTCCAGACGTTTATTCTGCTCTTCTATCAAAAAATCAACTTTTTTGTGTTTTTCGTACAAAAGTTGCTCCAGCTCGTTGATCTTCTTTTCCTTGTTTTCCAGCCGGGCTTCTTTAATTTTTAGCTGATTTTCTTCGCGTCTTAACGCTTTTTCGCGGCGAATGTTTTCATTTTCCAGACGCGAAGCCTTTTCTTCTTTTTGCCGGATCTCTTTTAAAAAGGCGTTGCGCTTTTGCTGCAATTCGGATTTTAATTTGTAATGACTATCGCGCCTGATCTTTTCGGCTTGCTTTTTAGCCTGTTCGATTATTTGATTGGCTGCCTGTTTTTTGCTGCGCAATAATGAACTGTAAATAAAGACGCCGATAAACCCGCCGGCAAGTAAGCTGATGATCATAGTTACAATTAAAGTCAGATCAAAATGTATGGCCATAATTTCCCTCGTTTCAATTTAATCTCTTTGCACTAATTAACGTTTTACTTAATTTAAGTTTATAATGTTTCGGCAAAATTTTCTTTTATTTAATGTAATTTAATAAATTAAAACGTTTTTCTACAAATAATTATTCTGGAAGAAAAGAATTGCCCTGTTTAAAGTCCAAAAATGTAAAGAAAAAAAACATCTTTGCCCCTTTTAAAACTGCTTAAAACATCAGCCTTACTCATGCGCCCTACTGAAATGCGCTGCGTTCTGTTTTGGAAAGGGGCAAAAAACCATTAATAATATTTTTTCTCCCGCATTCCTAATTTAGCAGGGGATCTAATGAGTTTTAAATTTAACTCCATTACCTCCTTTTTTACAGATTTTAGAGTTCTACAAAATGTAAATTTTAGTGTCATTTCGAGGAGCGGAGCGACGAGAAATCTTTTGTTTTTGTTGAAGTTAGAAGATTTCTCATCCCGATAAATCGGGATTCGAAATGACATGTATGTGCATTTTGCAGAACTCTAACAGATGTATGAGCGCCGAACAAACGTTTTTTAAGCTTTTGCTTATATTTCACGATTACTTGAAAATTAAATACTTAAAGCCGCTCATTTTTACAAAAACGTCATGATACAAAGCAGCGCCCTGTTCAACAAATAACTTTCTGAATGTCCCCCAAAATTTCAAACAAAGACCTTATAATCGATTGATATTTAAGAGAATACATTAGCTGAATGTATGAAAAACTCACCCCCTTAATCCCCGGGGCTCTCCCAAAAGTCAAAGACAATGTATTTTTATAAATTTTTTCTTTCCCTCACCCCCTTTAATTCCCCCTCTCCCGAAAATCGCTGACCTTTACCCACACATAGCACCGTGGGTTATGGGCCGTCTCGGCTTGAAGTAAAAATAATATACATCTCGGTTGCCGTATCCAATCGCTGTATTCCTCGCCAGAGCGTTACTGTGCCAGGCTCGCCATCACTCTTTCTGCCTAAATGGCCTCCGATCTGACCTACCATACGGATGGCTTCTCGTAAACTCATCGGCTCCTCCGGCGCTATGGGCGTCTTATGCACATAGCAATACAACGCTTTCCATTCCTCTTCTTTGAAAAATACGCTCGCCGGCGAATCCGGTATTTCACGACCTAACATGGTCATATGATAAATGCGCCAGGCTACAACCATATCCACGGCTAAGGCCGTCTCTAAACGATCCGCACTGCCTAATTGACGATCTTTTATGCGGCAGCCGCTCTTGAGCGTTCGATGATATATCTCGATACCCCAACGACGAGTGTACCACTGCACTCGTTGATAGGCATCAGTAAAATTCTCTACCGACACCGTGGTCAATAACATCCACTCTATTGGACTCTTAATATCAGCTGGCGGATCGACCTCTCGGATATAAACA
This sequence is a window from Caldithrix abyssi DSM 13497. Protein-coding genes within it:
- the rny gene encoding ribonuclease Y, with translation MAIHFDLTLIVTMIISLLAGGFIGVFIYSSLLRSKKQAANQIIEQAKKQAEKIRRDSHYKLKSELQQKRNAFLKEIRQKEEKASRLENENIRREKALRREENQLKIKEARLENKEKKINELEQLLYEKHKKVDFLIEEQNKRLEKIANLTIEEAKHELMKNLESQAKLEAVQLVKDIKEEAKEKAQREAKEIIAQAIENLAYEFTMESTLATVELPSERFKGMIIGREGRNIRAFEEATGVKVIVDDTPELIVLSGYDPVAREIARLAMEYLIKGKTINVNTIQQMVNRATKEVNRSIQKAAEETLRELKITNVHPKMREALGRLKYRYSYGQNMLQHSKEVAYIAGSMAAELGFNVNLARRAGLFHDIGKAVSNNSEGSHVTLGLELAEACREHEIVKNAILAHHEEAEPIHPISVLVTAADKISGSRPGARRDTLEAYTKRITKLEEIGNSFEGVAKTYAISAGREIRVIVEPDKITDEQAMVLSTDIASKIRETMEFPGQIKVCVIRQTIISKYTDDFEDNMNFEH
- a CDS encoding leucyl aminopeptidase, which gives rise to MFQIATVSDYGLNSHLLVIMLTETYVKKRKKDFSVFPPCIQQDMEWFFSEMKDFKGKFKETLLFYPKFANSIQRVLFIGMGDSFEPDAVKFREVGSLIQAKQKDIKSRRNHIYLGNLPFCTQKTIEQISEGILYKQYVFDELKSEEKAPGVEPRYIYVCGKYEYSPKFRQSVIKTRKVMHGVYLARNLANQPSNIATPLFIKDAVVKHFKPFNHCTVEIFDRENLEKAGMNALLAVSQGSKNEPYLLIIKYVSPEAKKSVALIGKGVTFDSGGISLKPSANMHEMKYDMAGAAAVIGAMDYIVNAKPRINVYGVVPLVENMPGGGAIRPGDVVKAYNGKTIEILNTDAEGRLILADAIAFAIDRLKPGLIIDFATLTGSCMVALGDKRAGLFSNSESLRQALYEAGEESGDLLWPMPTDTFYHDDLKSEIADIANIGGRWGGAITAAKFLEFFVDKVTWAHIDMAGTANDIKHFDFLGKGATGFGVRLIAAALKKLNKLA
- the def gene encoding peptide deformylase: MKYKIRYIGDPVLRKVAEPITEFDDKLKNFAEDLIDVMHVEDGIGLAAPQIGISRQIIAVDASELVENEFPRVFVNPQILEASGEWVVEEGCLSIPGVREEVTRPETILLKFQDVVGESFTQEFSGWLSRILQHEIDHLNGILFVDRISPIRRNLLIAQKAIPEKY